The Misgurnus anguillicaudatus chromosome 21, ASM2758022v2, whole genome shotgun sequence genome includes a window with the following:
- the stk33 gene encoding serine/threonine-protein kinase 33 isoform X2 — MTHTNVPGAENIMASQWTRANSAEKVVPHTRIEDESCIQKIYSFGKKLGQGNFGFVCEATHIETQKKWAIKKVNKEKAGTSGVKHLEREVSIMKQVKHEHIIHLEEVFETPKRMYLVTELCEEGDLKHLLQKNKSFTEEQTRQIIKNISEAIVYLHKKDIVHRDLKLENILVKSCHRGNDNDVVNIKVTDFGLSVQKGGVGSENMLQAACGTPIYMAPEVINAQQYSQQCDVWSIGVIMYMLLCGEPPFIASSEEKLSEMIVKGELTFSNPVWGTISDAAKTVLRCLLKVDPAHRITARELLDNPWISGDTSTTTRTNVLELMRMFRDSPEDEESVEISHRLHGLSVKSTQEGGSGPRTSQELIGTQTNPVEDVTDRSEPSALNKKPLKKKVSVPSSKKSTTLAKACSSPNAKSSQSHTGNKPPAQSSTKNYTKASNSGSCVKPSSPANAVAVASNSSKHESTSPRPSTASIPYSTNPGFGLRAQKRS; from the exons AAAATCTATTCCTTTGGGAAGAAATTAGGTCAAGGCAACTTTGGCTTCGTCTGCGAAGCCACTCACATTGAGACACAGAAGAAGTGGGCAATTAAGAAGGTGAACAAAGAGAAA GCAGGCACTTCTGGTGTGAAACATCTGGAAAGGGAAGTTAGCATAATGAAACAAgtgaaacatgaacatattATACATCTGGAGGAAGTGTTCGAGACACCAAAG AGGATGTACCTTGTGACTGAACTTTGTGAAGAAGGTGATCTAAAACATCTCCTGCAAAAGAACAAGAGCTTCACGGAGGAGCAGACTAGACAAATCATCAAAAACATATCTGAAGCTATTGTTTATCTGCACAAAAAAG ACATTGTTCACCGTGACCTCAAACTGGAAAACATTCTTGTCAAGAGTTGTCACCGAGGCAACGATAATGATGTGGTCAATATCAAG GTCACAGATTTTGGACTCTCTGTGCAGAAGGGTGGCGTGGGCAGTGAGAACATGCTGCAGGCCGCCTGCGGGACGCCCATCTACATGG CCCCTGAGGTGATTAATGCTCAACAATACAGCCAGCAGTGTGATGTGTGGAGCATCGGAGTCATCATGTACATGCT GCTGTGTGGAGAGCCTCCTTTTATAGCCAGCTCTGAGGAGAAACTTTCCGAGATGATTGTAAAGGGAGAGCTCACTTTCTCTAACCCTGTGTGGGGCACCATTAGTGATGCAG CTAAAACTGTATTGCGGTGTTTGTTAAAAGTTGACCCGGCTCACCGCATCACAGCCAGAGAGCTGCTGGATAACCCTTGGATTTCG GGGGATACGTCCACCACCACACGCACTAACGTGCTGGAATTGATGCGTATGTTTCGGGACTCACCAGAGGATGAAGAAAGTGTAGAGATTAGTCATAGACTGCACGGCCTTTCTGTTAAATCCACTCAGGAAGGAGGATCAGGGCCTAGAACCTCACAGGAGCTCATAGGTACCCAAACAAATCCCGTGGAGGACGTAACGGACAGGAGTGAGCCCTCTGCCCTGAACAAGAAG CCTCTGAAGAAAAAAGTATCAGTGCCATCCTCTAAGAAGAGCACAACGCTCGCAAAGGCCTGCAGTTCTCCAAATGCAAA ATCTTCGCAGTCCCACACAGGTAACAAACCCCCTGCGCAGTCGAGCACAAAGAACTACACCAAGGCCTCCAACTCGGGCTCCTGCGTCAAACCATCATCGCCAGCGAATGCAGTAGCCGTAGCATCCAACTCAAGCAAGCACGAAAGTACGTCCCCACGCCCCTCCACCGCTTCTATCCCCTATTCAACCAATCCAGGCTTTGGCCTCCGGGCTCAAAAACGCAGCTAG
- the stk33 gene encoding serine/threonine-protein kinase 33 isoform X1 yields MTHTNVPGAENIMASQWTRANSAEKVVPHTRIEDESCIQKIYSFGKKLGQGNFGFVCEATHIETQKKWAIKKVNKEKAGTSGVKHLEREVSIMKQVKHEHIIHLEEVFETPKRMYLVTELCEEGDLKHLLQKNKSFTEEQTRQIIKNISEAIVYLHKKDIVHRDLKLENILVKSCHRGNDNDVVNIKVTDFGLSVQKGGVGSENMLQAACGTPIYMAPEVINAQQYSQQCDVWSIGVIMYMLLCGEPPFIASSEEKLSEMIVKGELTFSNPVWGTISDAAKTVLRCLLKVDPAHRITARELLDNPWISGDTSTTTRTNVLELMRMFRDSPEDEESVEISHRLHGLSVKSTQEGGSGPRTSQELIGTQTNPVEDVTDRSEPSALNKKPLKKKVSVPSSKKSTTLAKACSSPNAKSFTQSH; encoded by the exons AAAATCTATTCCTTTGGGAAGAAATTAGGTCAAGGCAACTTTGGCTTCGTCTGCGAAGCCACTCACATTGAGACACAGAAGAAGTGGGCAATTAAGAAGGTGAACAAAGAGAAA GCAGGCACTTCTGGTGTGAAACATCTGGAAAGGGAAGTTAGCATAATGAAACAAgtgaaacatgaacatattATACATCTGGAGGAAGTGTTCGAGACACCAAAG AGGATGTACCTTGTGACTGAACTTTGTGAAGAAGGTGATCTAAAACATCTCCTGCAAAAGAACAAGAGCTTCACGGAGGAGCAGACTAGACAAATCATCAAAAACATATCTGAAGCTATTGTTTATCTGCACAAAAAAG ACATTGTTCACCGTGACCTCAAACTGGAAAACATTCTTGTCAAGAGTTGTCACCGAGGCAACGATAATGATGTGGTCAATATCAAG GTCACAGATTTTGGACTCTCTGTGCAGAAGGGTGGCGTGGGCAGTGAGAACATGCTGCAGGCCGCCTGCGGGACGCCCATCTACATGG CCCCTGAGGTGATTAATGCTCAACAATACAGCCAGCAGTGTGATGTGTGGAGCATCGGAGTCATCATGTACATGCT GCTGTGTGGAGAGCCTCCTTTTATAGCCAGCTCTGAGGAGAAACTTTCCGAGATGATTGTAAAGGGAGAGCTCACTTTCTCTAACCCTGTGTGGGGCACCATTAGTGATGCAG CTAAAACTGTATTGCGGTGTTTGTTAAAAGTTGACCCGGCTCACCGCATCACAGCCAGAGAGCTGCTGGATAACCCTTGGATTTCG GGGGATACGTCCACCACCACACGCACTAACGTGCTGGAATTGATGCGTATGTTTCGGGACTCACCAGAGGATGAAGAAAGTGTAGAGATTAGTCATAGACTGCACGGCCTTTCTGTTAAATCCACTCAGGAAGGAGGATCAGGGCCTAGAACCTCACAGGAGCTCATAGGTACCCAAACAAATCCCGTGGAGGACGTAACGGACAGGAGTGAGCCCTCTGCCCTGAACAAGAAG CCTCTGAAGAAAAAAGTATCAGTGCCATCCTCTAAGAAGAGCACAACGCTCGCAAAGGCCTGCAGTTCTCCAAATGCAAAGTCATTCACCCAGTCTCATTAA